A region of Massilia sp. WG5 DNA encodes the following proteins:
- a CDS encoding M48 family metallopeptidase produces MKFQRLMPSLVCVAFLSACASTGQVAGGGRPATTMAAAMAEVDAAVMANQNDKAYALLKSAGNAFPTDKTPWVRMAQMRFDSTDYGEAIVNALEALERDPDDTLANSIVAVSGLRVTSKALADLSQKNNLSGNVRTEAQELAKLLRSSLGEEVLVANGARSAAVRPKDAPSRKVIATPPARAASNDPFGALK; encoded by the coding sequence ATGAAGTTCCAACGCTTGATGCCGAGTCTAGTCTGTGTCGCGTTCCTGTCGGCCTGCGCCAGCACCGGGCAGGTCGCCGGCGGCGGCAGGCCGGCGACCACCATGGCTGCCGCGATGGCCGAGGTCGACGCCGCCGTGATGGCGAATCAGAACGACAAGGCCTATGCCTTGCTGAAGAGCGCCGGCAATGCCTTCCCCACCGACAAGACCCCGTGGGTCAGGATGGCGCAGATGCGCTTCGACAGCACCGATTACGGCGAAGCCATCGTCAACGCCCTGGAAGCGCTGGAGCGCGACCCGGACGACACCCTGGCCAACAGCATCGTTGCCGTCAGCGGCCTGCGCGTGACCAGCAAGGCGCTGGCCGACCTGAGCCAGAAGAACAACCTGAGCGGCAATGTGCGCACCGAGGCCCAGGAACTGGCCAAGCTGCTGCGCAGCAGCCTGGGCGAAGAGGTGCTGGTCGCGAATGGCGCCCGTTCCGCCGCCGTGCGGCCCAAGGATGCGCCGTCCCGCAAGGTGATCGCGACCCCGCCGGCCCGCGCCGCCAGCAACGATCCCTTCGGGGCCCTGAAGTAA
- a CDS encoding type VI secretion system tube protein Hcp: MAIDVYLQIDGIKGESMDDRHKDWIECKSVGWGVTQPKSATSSTGGGHTAERCEYTELMVTKLADLSSPVLLQTCSSGKTIPKAKLEFMRADGQGERVKYFEVELENVLIGSVQSAVSEGDFMSENVGLKFSKVKFKYTQQKIGGGAGGNTSGGWDLASNKVA; this comes from the coding sequence ATGGCAATTGACGTGTACCTGCAAATCGACGGCATCAAGGGCGAATCGATGGACGACAGGCACAAGGACTGGATCGAATGCAAATCGGTGGGCTGGGGCGTGACCCAGCCGAAGTCGGCGACCTCGTCGACCGGCGGCGGCCACACCGCCGAGCGCTGCGAGTACACCGAGCTGATGGTCACCAAGCTGGCCGACCTGTCCTCGCCGGTGCTGCTGCAGACCTGCTCGTCCGGCAAGACGATCCCCAAGGCCAAGCTCGAATTCATGCGCGCCGATGGCCAGGGCGAGCGCGTCAAGTACTTCGAGGTCGAACTCGAGAACGTGCTGATCGGTTCGGTCCAGTCGGCCGTGTCGGAAGGCGATTTCATGTCCGAGAACGTGGGCCTGAAGTTCTCGAAGGTGAAGTTCAAGTACACCCAGCAGAAGATCGGCGGCGGCGCCGGCGGCAATACCTCGGGCGGCTGGGACCTGGCGTCGAACAAGGTGGCCTGA
- the tssC gene encoding type VI secretion system contractile sheath large subunit, whose translation MSASPSAGHDAAGALELDTGLLDQIVEQSRVAKSSSEHERARDIISELVTQVMAGTMVISSNLSAAIDARLAELDRMISSQLSSIMHAPEFQKLERSWTGLHYLVKNTATSSSLQIRMLNATKRELVKDFQSALEFDQSSLFKKIYEEEFGTFGGAPYGALIGDFEVSRQPEDVYFLEQMSHVAAASHAPFITSSAPELFGVESFGDLGKPRDLAKVFDTVEYAKWKAFRESEDSRYVGLTLPRFLGRLPYNPMDGMATEGFNFVEDVDGSDHQKYLWCNAAYAFATKLTKAFEDYGWCAAIRGVEGGGLVENLPTHTFKTDDGEVALKCPTELAITDRREKELSDLGFISLVHCKNTSYAAFFGAQSAQKPRKYANDAANANALLSSQLQYIFAVSRIAHYMKAMMRDKIGSFAAASNVEDYLNRWLTQYVLLDDNASQEQKAQFPLREASVQVAEVPGRPGVYRAVSFLRPHFQLDELSVSLRLVAELPQSTKS comes from the coding sequence ATGAGCGCCAGCCCCTCGGCCGGGCATGACGCGGCCGGCGCGCTCGAACTCGACACCGGTCTGCTCGACCAGATCGTCGAGCAGAGCCGGGTGGCGAAGTCCAGCAGCGAACACGAACGGGCGCGCGACATCATCTCCGAACTGGTGACCCAGGTGATGGCGGGCACCATGGTCATCTCCAGCAACCTGTCGGCGGCGATCGATGCGCGCCTGGCGGAGCTGGACCGCATGATCTCGAGCCAGCTCTCGAGCATCATGCATGCGCCCGAGTTCCAGAAGCTCGAGCGCAGCTGGACCGGCCTGCACTACCTGGTGAAGAACACCGCGACCTCCAGTTCCCTGCAGATCCGCATGCTCAACGCCACCAAGCGCGAGCTGGTGAAGGACTTCCAGTCGGCGCTGGAATTCGACCAGAGCAGCCTGTTCAAGAAGATCTACGAAGAGGAATTCGGCACCTTCGGCGGTGCGCCCTACGGCGCCCTGATCGGCGACTTCGAGGTCAGCCGCCAGCCCGAGGACGTGTATTTCCTGGAGCAGATGTCGCACGTGGCCGCGGCCAGCCACGCGCCTTTCATCACCTCGTCGGCGCCGGAACTGTTCGGCGTCGAGAGTTTCGGCGACCTCGGCAAGCCGCGCGACCTGGCCAAGGTCTTCGACACCGTCGAATACGCGAAGTGGAAGGCGTTCCGCGAGTCGGAGGATTCGCGCTACGTCGGCCTGACCCTGCCGCGCTTCCTCGGGCGCCTGCCGTACAACCCGATGGACGGCATGGCCACCGAAGGCTTCAACTTCGTCGAGGATGTCGACGGCAGCGACCACCAGAAGTACCTGTGGTGTAACGCCGCCTATGCTTTCGCCACCAAGCTCACCAAGGCCTTCGAGGACTACGGCTGGTGTGCGGCGATCCGCGGCGTCGAGGGCGGCGGCCTGGTCGAGAACCTGCCGACCCACACCTTCAAGACCGACGACGGCGAAGTGGCGCTGAAGTGCCCGACCGAGCTGGCGATCACCGACCGCCGCGAAAAGGAGCTGTCCGACCTCGGCTTCATCTCGCTGGTCCACTGCAAGAACACCTCGTACGCGGCCTTCTTCGGCGCCCAGTCGGCGCAGAAGCCGCGCAAGTACGCGAACGACGCCGCCAACGCCAACGCGCTGCTGTCCTCGCAGCTGCAATACATCTTCGCGGTCTCGCGCATCGCCCACTACATGAAGGCCATGATGCGGGACAAGATCGGCAGCTTCGCCGCCGCCTCGAATGTCGAGGATTACCTCAATCGCTGGTTAACCCAATATGTGCTGCTGGACGATAACGCGAGCCAGGAACAGAAGGCCCAGTTCCCGCTGCGCGAGGCCAGCGTGCAGGTGGCGGAAGTGCCGGGCCGTCCCGGCGTCTACCGCGCGGTGTCCTTCCTGCGCCCGCATTTCCAGCTCGACGAGCTGTCCGTTTCGCTCCGACTGGTCGCGGAGTTGCCGCAATCGACCAAATCCTGA
- the tssA gene encoding type VI secretion system protein TssA, producing MLNLEKLLAPIGGARPCGEDLAFSSEIDAIVRARQADDPSLEQGAWVTELKEADWKFVAKQCAQLIEQRSKDLQLAVWLAEAEARTGGLRGLADSLLLVAALCERWWDGLYPLPDEDGHERRIGNLAWLAARIAPLLREVPLTESQAGHPGHALRDFDVARMHGGDELAKLETARARSSPAFYAGLLRDCEHCTGALERIEHSVDERLGVDGPSFSAAKSGLQSLLLFVKPMVKEGGATAAAAPAAPSAAAPSSVAAAPAGVAGGPLVSRTEALAQLREVAAFFRRTEPHSPVAYLAEKAAHWGEQPLHVWLRSVVKDDASFAHIEEMLGVAQQSAE from the coding sequence ATGCTGAACCTGGAAAAGCTGCTGGCGCCGATCGGCGGTGCGCGGCCCTGCGGCGAAGACCTCGCATTCTCGAGCGAAATCGACGCCATCGTGCGCGCCCGCCAGGCCGACGATCCCTCGCTGGAGCAGGGCGCCTGGGTCACCGAGCTGAAGGAGGCCGACTGGAAGTTCGTGGCGAAGCAGTGCGCCCAGCTGATCGAGCAGCGCAGCAAGGACCTGCAGCTGGCCGTGTGGCTGGCCGAGGCCGAGGCCAGGACCGGCGGCCTGCGCGGCCTGGCCGACAGCCTGCTGCTGGTCGCCGCGCTGTGCGAGCGCTGGTGGGACGGCCTGTATCCGCTGCCGGACGAGGATGGCCACGAGCGCCGCATCGGCAACCTGGCCTGGCTGGCCGCGCGCATCGCACCGCTGTTGCGCGAAGTGCCGCTGACGGAAAGCCAGGCTGGCCATCCCGGGCATGCGCTGCGCGACTTCGACGTCGCCCGCATGCATGGCGGCGACGAGCTGGCGAAGCTGGAAACGGCCAGGGCGCGCAGCTCGCCCGCCTTTTACGCGGGACTGCTGCGCGACTGCGAGCACTGCACCGGCGCCCTCGAACGCATCGAGCACAGCGTCGACGAACGCCTGGGCGTGGACGGACCGAGCTTCAGCGCCGCCAAGTCCGGCCTGCAAAGCCTGCTGCTGTTCGTGAAGCCGATGGTGAAAGAGGGCGGCGCCACCGCCGCGGCTGCGCCTGCGGCGCCAAGCGCCGCTGCGCCTTCATCGGTAGCGGCGGCGCCGGCAGGGGTGGCGGGCGGACCGCTGGTGTCGCGCACCGAGGCCCTGGCCCAGCTGCGGGAAGTCGCCGCGTTCTTCCGCCGCACCGAGCCGCACAGCCCGGTGGCCTATCTCGCGGAAAAAGCCGCGCACTGGGGCGAACAGCCCCTGCACGTGTGGCTGCGTTCGGTGGTGAAGGACGATGCCTCGTTCGCCCACATCGAAGAGATGCTGGGCGTCGCGCAGCAGTCCGCGGAATGA
- the tssB gene encoding type VI secretion system contractile sheath small subunit produces MPKNESVQKRLQKVRAPRVQMTYDVEIGDAIENKELPFVVGVLGDFGSDPEAVRKRLKDRNFVSIDADNFDEVMNGVAPVANFRVENHLSPEGGEFALSLQFREMADFRPESVVQQVAPLKGLLDARSKLADLRNKLAGNDKLEDILNDVLTNTEKLDSLRKTREDAHDGDE; encoded by the coding sequence ATGCCCAAGAATGAAAGCGTGCAGAAACGCCTGCAGAAGGTCCGCGCCCCGCGCGTGCAGATGACCTACGACGTCGAGATCGGCGACGCCATCGAGAACAAGGAGCTGCCCTTCGTGGTCGGCGTGCTGGGCGACTTCGGCAGCGATCCGGAGGCGGTCAGGAAGCGCCTGAAGGACCGCAACTTCGTCAGCATCGACGCCGACAACTTCGACGAGGTGATGAACGGCGTGGCCCCGGTCGCCAACTTCCGCGTCGAGAACCACCTGTCGCCGGAGGGCGGCGAATTCGCGCTCAGCCTGCAGTTCCGCGAGATGGCCGATTTTCGTCCCGAGTCGGTGGTGCAGCAGGTGGCGCCCCTGAAAGGCCTGCTGGACGCGCGCAGCAAGCTGGCCGACCTGCGCAACAAGCTGGCCGGAAACGACAAGCTGGAAGACATCCTGAACGACGTGCTGACCAATACCGAAAAGCTGGACAGCCTGCGCAAGACCAGGGAGGACGCACATGACGGCGATGAATGA
- a CDS encoding phasin family protein, producing MFTNPEQFANATKTLFDLQVETFNALASKAVQGVEQVVALNMATAKNSMDNALAASRQMSQAADAKAALDSLSARLQPGVQDAQAYGEQLRQIVADIQKDFQQAADTHLVEAKNTLSALIYDVTQNVKPGQENAVEIIKAAIDNAFKGYEQVTQSTRDAMRRVEEQVARASSQLNTAAGQAPKS from the coding sequence ATGTTTACCAATCCCGAGCAATTCGCCAACGCCACCAAGACCCTGTTCGACCTGCAGGTAGAGACCTTCAATGCCCTGGCCAGCAAGGCCGTGCAGGGCGTCGAGCAGGTGGTGGCCCTGAACATGGCAACCGCGAAGAATTCGATGGACAACGCGCTCGCCGCCAGCCGCCAGATGAGCCAGGCGGCTGATGCGAAGGCGGCGCTCGACAGCCTGTCCGCGCGCCTGCAGCCGGGCGTGCAGGACGCCCAGGCCTACGGCGAGCAGCTGCGCCAGATCGTCGCCGACATCCAGAAGGATTTCCAGCAGGCCGCCGACACCCACCTGGTGGAAGCGAAGAACACCCTGTCGGCCCTGATCTACGACGTCACCCAGAACGTCAAGCCGGGCCAGGAAAACGCGGTCGAGATCATCAAGGCGGCGATCGACAACGCCTTCAAGGGCTACGAACAGGTGACCCAGTCCACCCGCGACGCCATGCGCCGCGTCGAGGAACAGGTCGCGCGCGCCAGCTCGCAGCTGAACACGGCGGCCGGCCAGGCGCCGAAGTCCTGA
- the tssH gene encoding type VI secretion system ATPase TssH, which yields MDINLKTLIGKLNDTTRAAATRAAGICVGFGQFEVDIEHLFLALLEQPASDVVVAARAAGISLTAFETDLRREVERLPAGSSRTPVFSRHLPLLFEHAWLIASLGQPAPGQEQRIRSGHLLLALLAEPGLAQLAQRASSCFMTFPLDRLKHDFDKLTRGSCEASPVADGAVPAAAGDPVGELRSGAPGRTPALDQYTTCLTARARDGKVDPVIGRDAEIRQVIDILMRRRQNNPILTGEAGVGKTAVVEGLALRIALGDVPDVLRGVEIHTLDMGLLQAGASVKGEFENRLKNVIDEVGKSLHPVILFIDEAHTMIGAGGAAGQNDAANLLKPALARGELRTIAATTWGEYKKYFEKDAALARRFQVVKVDEPDEDTACAMLRAMAPLMEKHFGVRIFDEAIREAVRLSHRYISGRQLPDKAVSVLDTACAKVALGQRATPATLEEATRGLERLDVRISALVREQSGGADHADALQRLHAERVAGLKEQERLRAQWDREQALSAEIHATRARLEAGDGSSSALQALIGELRTLQGDAPLVPLQVDGHTVAGIVASWTGIPLGRMVKDEIRTVMNLRGMLDERILGQGHAIGIVAQRVRTARANLEDPDKPKGVFLFVGSSGVGKTETALALADLLYGGERKLVTINMSEYQEAHSVSGLKGSPPGYVGYGEGGVLTEAVRRNPYSVVLLDEVEKAHSDVLELFFQVFDKGVLDDAEGRQIDFRNTVIILTSNVASSQIMQACLNKPAAERPSPEQLAELIRPALMKHFKPAFLGRLTVVPFYPIDDEVLANIIRLKLERIKARVAANHNAAFLYDDALVNAVLARCTEVDSGARNVDTILNGTLLPEIADNVLAAMAAGGGVRQIKVSATRGGKIKYAVEPA from the coding sequence ATGGACATCAACCTGAAGACCCTGATCGGCAAGCTGAACGACACCACCCGGGCCGCGGCGACGCGTGCGGCCGGCATCTGCGTCGGCTTCGGGCAATTCGAAGTCGACATCGAACACCTGTTCCTGGCCCTGCTGGAGCAGCCGGCCAGCGATGTCGTGGTGGCCGCGCGCGCCGCCGGGATCAGCCTGACCGCCTTCGAGACCGACCTGCGCAGGGAAGTCGAGCGCCTGCCTGCCGGCAGCAGCCGCACCCCGGTCTTTTCGCGCCACCTGCCGCTGCTGTTCGAGCACGCCTGGCTGATCGCCTCGCTGGGCCAGCCGGCGCCCGGCCAGGAACAGCGGATCCGCAGCGGCCACCTGCTGCTCGCGCTGCTGGCCGAACCGGGCTTGGCCCAGCTGGCCCAGCGCGCGTCAAGCTGCTTCATGACCTTTCCGCTCGACCGCCTGAAGCATGACTTCGACAAGCTGACCCGCGGCTCCTGCGAGGCGTCGCCCGTGGCCGACGGCGCCGTGCCGGCGGCGGCCGGCGACCCGGTCGGCGAACTGCGCTCAGGCGCGCCGGGCAGGACGCCCGCGCTCGACCAGTACACCACCTGCCTGACCGCGCGCGCGCGCGACGGCAAGGTCGACCCGGTGATCGGGCGTGATGCCGAGATCCGCCAGGTGATCGATATCCTGATGCGGCGGCGCCAGAACAATCCGATCCTGACCGGCGAGGCCGGCGTCGGCAAGACCGCCGTGGTCGAGGGACTGGCGCTGCGCATCGCCCTGGGGGATGTGCCGGATGTCCTGCGCGGCGTCGAGATCCATACGTTGGACATGGGCCTGCTCCAGGCCGGCGCCAGCGTCAAGGGCGAGTTCGAGAACCGCCTCAAGAACGTGATCGACGAGGTGGGCAAGAGCCTGCACCCGGTCATCCTCTTCATCGACGAGGCCCATACCATGATCGGCGCCGGCGGGGCGGCGGGCCAGAACGACGCCGCCAACCTGCTGAAACCGGCCCTCGCGCGCGGCGAGCTGCGCACCATCGCGGCCACCACCTGGGGCGAGTACAAGAAGTATTTCGAGAAGGACGCCGCGCTGGCGCGCCGCTTCCAGGTCGTCAAGGTCGACGAGCCGGACGAGGACACCGCCTGCGCCATGCTGCGCGCGATGGCGCCGCTGATGGAAAAGCACTTCGGCGTGCGCATCTTCGACGAGGCGATCCGCGAGGCCGTGCGCCTGTCGCACCGCTACATCAGCGGGCGCCAGCTGCCGGACAAGGCGGTCAGCGTGCTGGACACCGCCTGCGCCAAGGTGGCGCTCGGGCAGAGGGCGACGCCGGCGACGCTGGAAGAGGCGACGCGCGGCCTGGAGCGGCTCGATGTCCGGATCAGCGCCCTGGTGCGCGAGCAGAGCGGCGGCGCCGACCACGCGGACGCGCTGCAGCGGCTGCATGCCGAACGCGTAGCCGGGCTGAAGGAACAGGAACGCCTGCGTGCGCAATGGGATCGCGAGCAGGCCTTGTCCGCCGAGATCCACGCGACCCGCGCCCGCCTCGAAGCCGGCGACGGCAGCAGCAGCGCATTGCAGGCCCTGATCGGTGAATTGCGCACGCTGCAGGGCGACGCCCCGCTGGTGCCGCTGCAGGTCGACGGGCACACGGTGGCCGGCATCGTCGCCAGCTGGACCGGGATCCCGCTGGGGCGCATGGTGAAGGACGAGATCCGCACCGTGATGAACCTGCGGGGAATGCTGGACGAGCGCATCCTCGGCCAGGGCCACGCCATCGGCATCGTGGCCCAGCGCGTGCGCACCGCGCGCGCCAACCTGGAGGATCCGGACAAGCCGAAGGGCGTGTTCCTGTTCGTCGGCAGCTCCGGGGTCGGCAAGACCGAGACCGCGCTGGCCCTGGCCGACCTGCTGTACGGCGGCGAGCGCAAGCTGGTCACCATCAATATGAGCGAATACCAGGAAGCGCACAGCGTCTCCGGGCTGAAGGGCTCGCCGCCCGGCTATGTCGGCTATGGCGAGGGCGGGGTGCTGACCGAGGCGGTACGGCGCAACCCCTACAGCGTGGTGCTGCTCGACGAGGTGGAAAAGGCGCACAGCGACGTCCTCGAGCTGTTCTTCCAGGTGTTCGACAAGGGCGTGCTGGACGATGCCGAAGGGCGCCAGATCGACTTCCGCAACACGGTCATCATCCTGACCTCGAACGTGGCCTCCAGCCAGATCATGCAGGCCTGCCTGAACAAGCCGGCGGCCGAGCGCCCCTCTCCGGAGCAGCTGGCGGAGCTGATCCGGCCCGCCCTGATGAAGCACTTCAAGCCGGCCTTCCTCGGACGCCTGACGGTGGTGCCCTTCTATCCGATCGACGACGAGGTGCTGGCCAACATCATCCGCCTCAAGCTCGAGCGCATCAAGGCGCGGGTGGCGGCCAACCACAATGCGGCTTTCCTGTACGACGACGCGCTGGTGAACGCCGTGCTGGCGCGCTGCACCGAGGTCGATTCGGGCGCGCGCAACGTCGACACCATCCTGAACGGCACGCTGCTGCCCGAGATTGCCGACAACGTGCTGGCGGCGATGGCGGCGGGCGGCGGCGTCAGGCAGATCAAGGTCAGCGCGACCAGGGGCGGCAAGATCAAGTACGCCGTCGAGCCGGCATGA